One Gimesia aquarii DNA segment encodes these proteins:
- a CDS encoding DUF1080 domain-containing protein yields MTRYRVWGLSLAVLAAVCLTGSVQAGEKSGWVNLFDGKTLDGWVQHNGTATYKVKDGTIEGTTSEGSPNSFLCTKKNYGNFELEFEVKVHNKLNSGVQIRSQQENGDGRVNGPQVEIEASGNNGAEAGYIYGEAIKYKVDGKLKGIGWMTPDDLRKPHKYLKDGEWNKFRVIANGPRIQTWVNGNQVSDLTDERVYKSHPTGFIGLQVHGIKKGTGPYSVAWKNIRIKTLD; encoded by the coding sequence ATGACACGATATCGAGTCTGGGGATTGAGCCTGGCCGTTCTAGCGGCTGTTTGTCTGACAGGAAGTGTGCAAGCTGGCGAGAAGTCTGGCTGGGTAAATCTATTCGATGGCAAGACGCTCGATGGCTGGGTTCAGCATAATGGGACCGCCACTTATAAAGTGAAGGATGGTACGATTGAGGGGACGACTTCAGAAGGGAGTCCGAATTCCTTCTTGTGTACCAAGAAGAACTACGGCAATTTCGAATTGGAGTTTGAAGTTAAAGTTCATAATAAACTCAATTCTGGTGTGCAGATTCGTAGCCAGCAGGAGAATGGCGATGGTCGTGTGAATGGTCCTCAAGTAGAAATTGAAGCCAGTGGCAATAATGGTGCCGAAGCCGGCTATATTTATGGCGAAGCGATCAAATACAAAGTTGACGGTAAACTCAAAGGCATTGGTTGGATGACACCCGACGATCTGCGCAAGCCACATAAATATCTGAAAGATGGGGAATGGAACAAGTTCCGGGTCATCGCGAATGGCCCACGGATTCAAACCTGGGTGAATGGCAATCAAGTCTCAGATCTAACCGATGAGAGAGTTTATAAGTCGCATCCAACAGGCTTCATTGGTCTGCAGGTCCACGGCATCAAAAAGGGAACCGGTCCTTACTCGGTTGCCTGGAAAAATATTCGGATTAAAACACTCGACTAG